From a region of the Rhinolophus sinicus isolate RSC01 linkage group LG04, ASM3656204v1, whole genome shotgun sequence genome:
- the ATP6V1G1 gene encoding V-type proton ATPase subunit G 1 translates to MASQSQGIQQLLQAEKRAAEKVSEARKRKHRRLKQAKEEAQAEIEQYRLQREKEFKAKEAAALGSHGSCSTEVEKDTQEKMTILQTYFQQNRDEVLDNLLAFVCDIRPEIHENYRING, encoded by the exons ATGGCCAGTCAGTCGCAGGGTATTCAGCAGCTGCTGCAGGCCGAGAAGCGGGCCGCCGAGAAGGTGTCGGAGGCCCGCAAGC GAAAGCACCGGAGGCTGAAGCAGGCCAAAGAAGAGGCTCAGGCGGAAATTGAACAGTACCGCCTACAGAGGGAGAAGGAGTTCAAGGCCAAGGAAGCTGCG GCTCTGGGATCGCACGGCAGTTGCAGCACTGAAGTGGAGAAGGACACCCAAGAGAAGATGACCATCCTCCAGACCTACTTCCAGCAGAACAGGGATGAAGTCCTGGATAACCTCTTGGCCTTTGTCTGCGACATCCGGCCAGAGATCCACGAAAACTACCGCATAAATGgataa